A genome region from Gadus chalcogrammus isolate NIFS_2021 chromosome 7, NIFS_Gcha_1.0, whole genome shotgun sequence includes the following:
- the mcama gene encoding cell surface glycoprotein MUC18 isoform X2 produces the protein MDETVEAYRGDLVQIPCQYNFTDNAKPSLVMIQWFVKAAKSGLRTRIFYSDNDQEMVDADTEYSTRIQVNADPQGSVLTLQDVLLLDEREFICQVNGLAAGNAEGRTNLRVFAPPQPPVIEGVLTGISVTNEALSKVASCEAQNSFPKPNITWYRNDLPLVPVQGYVNVVTLVTRELEGFFTVQSELQYKVVKEDRHARFTCEVHYLVPGAARTAESRDVNITVHYPTTMVELWKESPPGPVKEGDTVELRCHGDGNPPPPFIFNREQEPEGALGSSGDVLVLTEVTRSDSGVYQCRPQDSQSRASVMGDMLLTVHYLDPVVVVPRDSEVMFKGESLTATCNALSSLETTAVWYKNGKQVGRGHTLTLADATYATSGEYVCEVTVPSLPALRTSGSVHIIVQGAPQLSEEREVELEEATGRLVNLSCEAQGHPLPTISWSIVGTQVWREVVNRASENTAHSVVSVKVTSDVSALCNASNDMGAEVKSFRITAIPLASPPPVPHSPAEGSGVVIVVIILSLLLLAILGSVVYFLHKKGKIPCGRSGKQEITKEMLSKDDIVVELQADPKAEQAELLKGANGAPKAPGDQEVEFKK, from the exons ATGGATGAGACTGTGGAGGCGTATAGAGGCGACTTGGTCCAGATCCCCTGCCAGTACAACTTCACAGACAACGCCAAGCCCAGCCTGGTCATGATCCAGTGGTTCGTG aAAGCGGCCAAGAGCGGTCTGCGCACGCGCATCTTCTACAGCGACAATGACCAGGAGATGGTGGACGCGGACACCGAGTACAGCACGCGCATCCAGGTCAACGCCGACCCGCAGGGCTCGGTGCTGACGCTGCAGGACGTGCTGCTGCTCGACGAGCGCGAGTTCATCTGCCAGGTGAACGGCCTGGCGGCAGGCAACGCCGAGGGCAGGACCAACCTCCGGGTGTTCG ctccGCCACAGCCCCCCGTGATCGAGGGGGTCCTTACGGGGATATCGGTGACCAACGAGGCCTTGTCTAAG GTGGCGTCGTGCGAGGCCCAGAACAGCTTCcccaagcccaacatcacctgGTACCGCAACGACCTTCCCCTGGTGCCCGTTCAAGGAT acgtgAACGTGGTGACCCTGGTGACCCGCGAGCTCGAGGGCTTCTTCACGGTGCAGAGCGAGCTGCAGTAcaaggtggtgaaggaggaccgCCACGCACGCTTCACCTGTGAGGTCCACTACCTGGTCCCCGGCGCCGCCAGGACCGCCGAGTCCCGGGACGTCAACATCACCGTGCACT aCCCCACTACCATGGTGGAGCTTTGGAAGGAGTCTCCGCCCGGTCCGGTGAAAGAGGGGGACACCGTTGAGCTTCGTTGCCACGGCGACGGCAACCCCCCTCCGCCCTTTATCTTCAACAGAGAACAA gagCCAGAGGGGGCCCTGGGTTCCAGCGGGGACGTCCTGGTCCTGACCGAGGTGACGCGGAGCGATAGCGGAGTCTACCAGTGTCGTCCTCAGGACAGCCAATCACGGGCCAGCGTCATGGGAGACATGCTGCTCACTGTGCATT acctGGACCCCGTGGTGGTGGTCCCCAGGGACTCCGAGGTCATGTTTAAGGGGGAGAGCCTCACAGCCACGTGCAACGCGTTGTCCTCTCTGGAAACCACCGCTGTGTGGTACAAG aacggGAAGCAGGTGGGGCGAGGCCACACCCTGACCCTGGCGGACGCGACCTACGCCACCAGCGGGGAGTACGTGTGTGAGGTGACGGTGCCGTCCCTGCCAGCCCTGCGCACCAGCGGCTCCGTCCACATCATCGTCCAGG GTGCGCCCCAGCTGAGCGAGGAgcgggaggtggagctggaggaggccacAGGCCGGCTGGTCAACCTGAGCTGTGAGGCCCAGGGACACCCGCTGCCCACCATCTCCTGGAGCATCGTGGGGACCCAG GTCTGGCGCGAGGTGGTGAACAGGGCCAGTGAGAACACGGCTCACAGTGTGGTGTCGGTGAAGGTGACGTCGGACGTCAGCGCGCTGTGCAACGCCTCCAACGACATGGGCGCCGAGGTCAAGAGCTTCCGCATCACAGCCA TTCCTCTGgcctcacccccccccgtcccccactcTCCCG cCGAGGGCAGCGGGGTGGTCATCGTGGTGATCATCCTGTCCCTCCTGCTGCTTGCCATCCTGGGGAGCGTCGTCTACTTCCTGCACAAGAAGGGCAAGATCCCCTGTGGACGCTCTGGGAAGCAGGAGAT CACCAAAGAGATGCTGTCTAAAGACGACATTGTGGTGGAGCTGCAGGCCGACCCCAAGGCGGAGCAGGCCGAGCTTCTGAAGGGGGCCAACGGGGCCCCGAAGGCCCCTGGGGACCAG GAGGTGGAGTTCAAGAAGTGA
- the mcama gene encoding cell surface glycoprotein MUC18 isoform X1, whose protein sequence is MAFPHQILLLAVLHLCSLSVWAKVELTMDETVEAYRGDLVQIPCQYNFTDNAKPSLVMIQWFVKAAKSGLRTRIFYSDNDQEMVDADTEYSTRIQVNADPQGSVLTLQDVLLLDEREFICQVNGLAAGNAEGRTNLRVFAPPQPPVIEGVLTGISVTNEALSKVASCEAQNSFPKPNITWYRNDLPLVPVQGYVNVVTLVTRELEGFFTVQSELQYKVVKEDRHARFTCEVHYLVPGAARTAESRDVNITVHYPTTMVELWKESPPGPVKEGDTVELRCHGDGNPPPPFIFNREQEPEGALGSSGDVLVLTEVTRSDSGVYQCRPQDSQSRASVMGDMLLTVHYLDPVVVVPRDSEVMFKGESLTATCNALSSLETTAVWYKNGKQVGRGHTLTLADATYATSGEYVCEVTVPSLPALRTSGSVHIIVQGAPQLSEEREVELEEATGRLVNLSCEAQGHPLPTISWSIVGTQVWREVVNRASENTAHSVVSVKVTSDVSALCNASNDMGAEVKSFRITAIPLASPPPVPHSPAEGSGVVIVVIILSLLLLAILGSVVYFLHKKGKIPCGRSGKQEITKEMLSKDDIVVELQADPKAEQAELLKGANGAPKAPGDQEVEFKK, encoded by the exons tGTGGGCTAAAGTGGAGCTGACTATGGATGAGACTGTGGAGGCGTATAGAGGCGACTTGGTCCAGATCCCCTGCCAGTACAACTTCACAGACAACGCCAAGCCCAGCCTGGTCATGATCCAGTGGTTCGTG aAAGCGGCCAAGAGCGGTCTGCGCACGCGCATCTTCTACAGCGACAATGACCAGGAGATGGTGGACGCGGACACCGAGTACAGCACGCGCATCCAGGTCAACGCCGACCCGCAGGGCTCGGTGCTGACGCTGCAGGACGTGCTGCTGCTCGACGAGCGCGAGTTCATCTGCCAGGTGAACGGCCTGGCGGCAGGCAACGCCGAGGGCAGGACCAACCTCCGGGTGTTCG ctccGCCACAGCCCCCCGTGATCGAGGGGGTCCTTACGGGGATATCGGTGACCAACGAGGCCTTGTCTAAG GTGGCGTCGTGCGAGGCCCAGAACAGCTTCcccaagcccaacatcacctgGTACCGCAACGACCTTCCCCTGGTGCCCGTTCAAGGAT acgtgAACGTGGTGACCCTGGTGACCCGCGAGCTCGAGGGCTTCTTCACGGTGCAGAGCGAGCTGCAGTAcaaggtggtgaaggaggaccgCCACGCACGCTTCACCTGTGAGGTCCACTACCTGGTCCCCGGCGCCGCCAGGACCGCCGAGTCCCGGGACGTCAACATCACCGTGCACT aCCCCACTACCATGGTGGAGCTTTGGAAGGAGTCTCCGCCCGGTCCGGTGAAAGAGGGGGACACCGTTGAGCTTCGTTGCCACGGCGACGGCAACCCCCCTCCGCCCTTTATCTTCAACAGAGAACAA gagCCAGAGGGGGCCCTGGGTTCCAGCGGGGACGTCCTGGTCCTGACCGAGGTGACGCGGAGCGATAGCGGAGTCTACCAGTGTCGTCCTCAGGACAGCCAATCACGGGCCAGCGTCATGGGAGACATGCTGCTCACTGTGCATT acctGGACCCCGTGGTGGTGGTCCCCAGGGACTCCGAGGTCATGTTTAAGGGGGAGAGCCTCACAGCCACGTGCAACGCGTTGTCCTCTCTGGAAACCACCGCTGTGTGGTACAAG aacggGAAGCAGGTGGGGCGAGGCCACACCCTGACCCTGGCGGACGCGACCTACGCCACCAGCGGGGAGTACGTGTGTGAGGTGACGGTGCCGTCCCTGCCAGCCCTGCGCACCAGCGGCTCCGTCCACATCATCGTCCAGG GTGCGCCCCAGCTGAGCGAGGAgcgggaggtggagctggaggaggccacAGGCCGGCTGGTCAACCTGAGCTGTGAGGCCCAGGGACACCCGCTGCCCACCATCTCCTGGAGCATCGTGGGGACCCAG GTCTGGCGCGAGGTGGTGAACAGGGCCAGTGAGAACACGGCTCACAGTGTGGTGTCGGTGAAGGTGACGTCGGACGTCAGCGCGCTGTGCAACGCCTCCAACGACATGGGCGCCGAGGTCAAGAGCTTCCGCATCACAGCCA TTCCTCTGgcctcacccccccccgtcccccactcTCCCG cCGAGGGCAGCGGGGTGGTCATCGTGGTGATCATCCTGTCCCTCCTGCTGCTTGCCATCCTGGGGAGCGTCGTCTACTTCCTGCACAAGAAGGGCAAGATCCCCTGTGGACGCTCTGGGAAGCAGGAGAT CACCAAAGAGATGCTGTCTAAAGACGACATTGTGGTGGAGCTGCAGGCCGACCCCAAGGCGGAGCAGGCCGAGCTTCTGAAGGGGGCCAACGGGGCCCCGAAGGCCCCTGGGGACCAG GAGGTGGAGTTCAAGAAGTGA